In Phocoena phocoena chromosome 8, mPhoPho1.1, whole genome shotgun sequence, the following are encoded in one genomic region:
- the RASSF10 gene encoding ras association domain-containing protein 10, which yields MDPSEKTISVWICQEEKLVSGLSRRTTCSDVVRVLLEDGCQRRRRQRRGRRRGIAGDPPGPGELPEPLDEDEDDDDDEALPQGMLCGPPQCYCIVEKWRGFERILPNKTRILRLWDAWGDERENVRFVLVRSEASLPNAGPRSAEARVVLSRERTCSARGVPARPSLALTQEKQRRVVRKAFRKLAKLNRRRQQQPSSPCSSTSSSTASSCSSSPRAAESASVERMETLVHLVLSQDHTIRQQVQRLRELDREIDRYEAKVHLDRMRRHGVNYVQDTYLVGAGIELDGRGPGEEPAAATAAPALDGEAQAVELEELAQRCDDLLRLQEQRAQQEELLERLSAEIQEELNQRWMRRRQEELAAREEPPEADGGLDGELLLERERVRTQLSTSLYIGLRLNTDLEAVKSDLDYSQQQWDSKERELQGLLQTLHSLELTVAPDGTPVSSGPSQEPRPQACAEVWVDQARGLAKSCPGNDEDSDTGLSSMHSQDSDSVPVCESLV from the coding sequence ATGGATCCTTCGGAGAAGACGATATCGGTGTGGATCTGCCAGGAGGAGAAACTGGTGTCCGGTCTCTCCCGTCGCACCACTTGCTCGGACGTAGTGCGGGTGCTCTTGGAGGATGGCTGCCAGCGGCGACGCCGGCAGAGGCGAGGCCGGCGGCGGGGCATAGCTGGCGACCCGCCAGGCCCAGGGGAGCTGCCGGAACCCctggacgaggacgaggacgacgacgacgacgaagCGCTGCCCCAGGGCATGTTGTGCGGGCCCCCCCAGTGCTATTGCATTGTGGAGAAGTGGCGGGGCTTTGAGCGCATCCTGCCCAACAAGACGCGCATCTTGCGCCTCTGGGACGCCTGGGGCGACGAGCGAGAGAACGTACGTTTCGTGCTGGTGCGTAGCGAGGCGTCGCTGCCCAACGCGGGACCCCGCAGTGCCGAGGCGCGCGTTGTGCTCAGTCGCGAGCGCACCTGCTCCGCCCGGGGCGTCCCGGCGCGGCCCAGCCTGGCCCTGACCCAGGAGAAGCAGCGACGGGTGGTGCGGAAGGCCTTCCGCAAGCTGGCCAAGCTCAACCGGCGGCGCCAGCAGCAGCCGTCGTCGCCTTGCTCGTCCACGTCGTCGTCCACAGCCTCGTCCTGCTCGTCGTCGCCGCGGGCCGCCGAGAGCGCGTCGGTGGAGCGCATGGAGACTCTGGTGCATTTGGTGCTCTCCCAGGACCACACCATCCGTCAGCAGGTGCAGCGGCTCCGGGAGCTGGACCGAGAGATTGACCGCTACGAGGCCAAGGTGCATCTGGACCGCATGCGGCGGCACGGAGTGAACTACGTGCAGGACACCTACTTGGTGGGCGCAGGCATCGAGCTCGACGGGCGCGGCCCGGGAGAGGAGccggcggcggcgacggcggcgcCGGCCCTGGACGGCGAGGCTCAGGCAGTCGAGCTGGAGGAGCTGGCCCAGCGCTGCGACGACCTGCTGCGGTTGCAGGAGCAGCGGGCCCAACAGGAGGAGTTGCTCGAACGCCTCTCAGCCGAAATCCAGGAGGAACTGAACCAGAGATGGATGCGGAGGCGCCAGGAGGAGCTCGCAGCACGGGAGGAGCCCCCGGAGGCTGATGGCGGCCTCGACGGTGAGCTGCTGCTGGAGCGGGAGCGGGTCAGGACGCAGCTCAGCACCAGCCTCTACATCGGGCTCCGGCTCAACACGGACCTTGAGGCCGTCAAGTCGGACTTAGATTACAGCCAGCAGCAGTGGGACAGCAAGGAGCGCGAGCTACAGGGCCTTCTCCAGACTTTGCACTCGTTGGAGCTGACGGTAGCTCCCGATGGGACTCCAGTCTCGAGCGGTCCCTCGCAGGAACCCCGGCCTCAGGCCTGCGCAGAGGTGTGGGTGGACCAGGCCCGCGGACTGGCCAAGAGCTGTCCTGGTAACGACGAAGACTCCGATACCGGTCTGAGCTCTATGCACAGCCAGGACTCGGACTCGGTGCCTGTGTGCGAATCCCTTGTGTAG